One genomic segment of Synechocystis sp. LKSZ1 includes these proteins:
- a CDS encoding DUF3288 family protein has product MSEQTHPQEKRDQEIVDRLLQGAPDPQNLADLARLRIRYQNFPGARALQSDLDRILQQWQLSEADLFAQTRQLHATGRVYRVRTGEEEDWS; this is encoded by the coding sequence ATGAGTGAGCAAACCCATCCCCAGGAAAAGCGGGATCAAGAGATTGTTGATCGTTTATTACAGGGGGCTCCCGACCCTCAAAATTTAGCGGATCTGGCCCGTTTACGGATTCGTTATCAAAACTTTCCTGGCGCCAGGGCCCTGCAAAGTGACTTGGATCGCATTCTGCAACAATGGCAGCTCAGCGAAGCAGACCTATTTGCCCAAACTCGTCAACTCCACGCCACAGGACGGGTCTATCGAGTGCGCACAGGTGAGGAAGAGGATTGGAGTTAA
- a CDS encoding zinc-ribbon domain containing protein, translating to MSKAKREARLRQALWPQRLPVDASKLNLGNSYSIPPTTYENKEFYCRDCGKLEIWTARQQKWWYEEAGGYFFSTAIRCRPCRLQERRRQEQARAIHLAGIRQKSSPKEYE from the coding sequence ATGTCCAAAGCCAAACGTGAGGCGCGTCTTCGTCAGGCCCTTTGGCCGCAGCGTTTACCGGTGGATGCCAGTAAACTGAATTTGGGCAACAGCTACAGCATTCCCCCTACTACCTACGAAAATAAGGAATTTTATTGCCGAGATTGCGGCAAACTGGAAATCTGGACAGCCCGTCAACAAAAATGGTGGTACGAAGAAGCCGGAGGCTATTTTTTTAGTACGGCAATCCGCTGTCGGCCCTGTCGGCTCCAAGAACGACGGCGTCAAGAACAAGCCCGAGCTATCCATTTAGCGGGTATTCGTCAAAAATCTTCCCCAAAAGAATATGAGTGA
- the sds gene encoding solanesyl diphosphate synthase, translated as MISSTSLFAPVDSDLRLLTDNLKRLISARHPILGAAAEHLFEAGGKRIRPAIVLLVARATMLEQEITARHRRLAEITEMIHTASLVHDDVVDEAELRRNVPTVNNLFDNRIAVLAGDFLFAQSSWYLANLDNLQVVKLLSEVIRDFAEGEIIQSLSRFDTSLSLAAYLDKSYYKTASLIANSAKAAAVLSDAPSTMIESMYDYGRDLGLAFQVVDDILDFTSPTETLGKPAGSDLVSGNITAPALFALEEQPLLQALIEREFSQEGDLEQALALVQTSDGIERARELANCHARLALQHLDCLKPSAARDSLAELTSYVLSRLY; from the coding sequence ATGATTTCCAGTACCTCTCTCTTTGCCCCCGTTGACTCGGATTTACGTCTCCTGACGGACAATCTCAAGCGGCTGATCAGCGCCCGTCACCCGATTTTGGGGGCCGCGGCAGAACACCTGTTTGAGGCGGGGGGAAAGCGGATTCGCCCAGCCATTGTGCTGTTGGTGGCTCGGGCCACAATGCTAGAGCAGGAGATTACGGCCCGCCATCGTCGCCTAGCCGAAATTACGGAAATGATCCACACCGCCAGCCTCGTCCACGATGATGTGGTGGATGAAGCAGAATTACGCCGCAACGTACCCACGGTAAATAACCTGTTTGATAACCGCATTGCTGTCCTGGCGGGAGATTTTCTCTTTGCCCAGTCCTCCTGGTACCTGGCCAACCTCGATAACCTTCAGGTGGTTAAATTACTCTCAGAGGTGATTCGAGACTTTGCCGAGGGAGAAATTATCCAGAGCCTCAGTCGCTTTGACACGAGTCTGAGTCTGGCGGCCTACCTGGATAAAAGTTATTACAAAACGGCTTCCCTGATTGCCAATAGTGCCAAGGCGGCGGCGGTCTTGAGTGATGCCCCCAGCACAATGATAGAGTCGATGTACGACTACGGACGGGATTTGGGCCTGGCTTTTCAGGTCGTTGATGATATTTTAGATTTCACCTCGCCCACGGAAACCCTGGGGAAACCCGCTGGCTCTGACCTAGTTAGCGGCAACATTACCGCTCCGGCCCTCTTTGCCCTGGAGGAACAACCCCTGCTCCAGGCTTTGATCGAGCGGGAATTTAGCCAGGAAGGAGATTTAGAACAGGCCCTGGCCCTGGTGCAGACCAGTGATGGCATTGAACGAGCCCGGGAATTGGCCAATTGTCATGCCCGCTTGGCCCTGCAACACTTGGATTGTCTCAAGCCCTCGGCGGCCCGGGATTCCCTCGCAGAATTAACCAGTTATGTTCTCAGTCGCCTCTACTAA
- a CDS encoding transaldolase: MARNLLEQLREVTVVVADTGDIQAIETFTPRDATTNPSLITAAAQMPQYQPIVDQTLLTAKQELGPQASVADIVTLAFDRLAVAFGLKILAIIPGRVSTEVDARLSYDTEATLAKARNLIGQYEKAGISRERILIKIASTWEGIRAAEILEKEGIHCNLTLLFGLHQAIACAEAGVTLISPFVGRILDWYVKETGQSYEGAEDPGVQSVTQIYNYYKKFGYRTEVMGASFRNIGEIMELAGCDLLTISPKLLDQLRSTEGDLPRKLDPANLTQDPERITMDQATFEAMHQADRMASEKLAEGIAGFTKALEALELLLQERLIRLEEQEHIQHGAEEIFHAYDLDGDGFITREEWAGIDAVFDALDADHDGKITAAEMAAGLGAAYRLTAVG; encoded by the coding sequence ATGGCCCGAAACCTCCTCGAACAGCTCCGAGAAGTTACCGTCGTGGTAGCGGATACCGGTGATATCCAAGCCATTGAAACCTTTACCCCTCGGGATGCCACCACCAATCCATCCCTGATTACGGCGGCGGCCCAGATGCCCCAGTACCAGCCCATTGTGGATCAAACCCTATTGACTGCAAAGCAGGAATTGGGCCCCCAGGCCTCGGTGGCGGATATCGTGACCCTAGCCTTTGACCGTCTAGCGGTGGCCTTTGGCCTCAAGATTCTGGCCATTATTCCCGGCCGTGTTTCCACAGAAGTGGATGCCCGTCTTTCCTACGATACCGAGGCGACTCTGGCTAAGGCCCGTAACTTGATTGGGCAGTACGAAAAGGCTGGTATTTCCCGGGAACGAATTTTAATTAAAATTGCCTCGACCTGGGAAGGGATTCGTGCCGCTGAGATTCTAGAAAAAGAAGGGATTCACTGTAATCTGACCCTTTTGTTTGGCCTGCACCAGGCCATTGCCTGTGCAGAAGCGGGAGTGACGCTGATTTCCCCTTTTGTGGGTCGAATTTTAGATTGGTACGTGAAGGAAACTGGCCAAAGCTACGAAGGGGCCGAAGATCCTGGAGTTCAATCTGTCACCCAAATCTACAATTACTACAAAAAATTTGGCTATCGTACCGAAGTGATGGGGGCCAGCTTCCGCAACATCGGTGAAATTATGGAACTAGCGGGCTGTGACCTGTTGACCATCTCCCCCAAACTCTTGGATCAACTGCGTTCCACTGAAGGCGATTTACCCCGCAAGCTCGACCCGGCGAACTTAACCCAAGACCCCGAACGAATCACGATGGACCAGGCCACCTTCGAGGCCATGCATCAGGCCGACCGGATGGCCTCGGAAAAACTCGCCGAAGGCATTGCTGGCTTTACTAAGGCCCTAGAGGCCCTGGAACTCCTGCTCCAGGAACGATTGATTCGCTTGGAAGAGCAAGAGCATATCCAGCACGGGGCGGAAGAAATTTTCCATGCCTACGACCTGGATGGCGATGGCTTTATTACGCGGGAAGAATGGGCCGGCATTGATGCGGTGTTTGATGCTCTGGATGCCGACCACGACGGTAAAATCACAGCGGCGGAAATGGCGGCAGGACTAGGGGCCGCCTATCGCTTAACGGCGGTGGGTTAG
- a CDS encoding ABC transporter ATP-binding protein has translation MLDAPSLLPAFSVSKSSALIRLAGVSKIYGTGETTVRALSQVDLTIEQGAYCAIMGASGSGKSTLMNIIGCLDRPSEGHYYFDNADVSGLGEEELAKIRNRKIGFVFQQFYLLAQMTALENVMLPMVYAGIPLETRRQRATEALVRVGLEHRLQNRPNQLSGGQQQRVAIARAIVNQPLLLLADEPTGALDSHTTEEVLGIFDQLHQTGITIVIVTHEADVAQHTQRIICFQDGQIKSDQGVV, from the coding sequence ATGCTGGATGCTCCTTCTCTCTTGCCTGCCTTTTCCGTGTCAAAATCTTCGGCCCTGATTCGTCTCGCAGGGGTATCCAAAATTTATGGTACAGGAGAAACTACTGTGAGAGCACTCTCGCAGGTGGATCTGACCATTGAGCAGGGGGCCTACTGCGCCATTATGGGGGCCTCCGGTTCCGGTAAATCCACCTTGATGAATATTATTGGCTGTCTTGACCGACCCAGCGAGGGCCATTACTACTTTGACAATGCCGATGTCTCGGGCCTAGGGGAAGAGGAACTGGCGAAAATCCGCAACCGCAAAATTGGCTTTGTGTTCCAACAATTCTACTTGTTGGCCCAGATGACGGCCCTGGAAAATGTCATGTTGCCCATGGTCTATGCGGGAATTCCCCTGGAAACTCGTCGTCAACGGGCGACAGAGGCCCTAGTGCGGGTTGGCCTAGAACACCGGCTCCAGAACCGCCCCAACCAACTTTCCGGTGGTCAACAACAGCGGGTGGCCATTGCACGGGCCATTGTCAATCAGCCCCTGCTACTCCTGGCAGATGAACCCACCGGAGCCCTGGATTCCCATACTACGGAGGAAGTGCTGGGAATTTTTGATCAACTCCATCAAACTGGCATCACCATTGTGATTGTGACCCACGAAGCTGATGTTGCCCAGCACACGCAACGGATTATTTGCTTCCAGGATGGCCAAATTAAATCCGACCAGGGAGTTGTCTAA
- the plsY gene encoding glycerol-3-phosphate 1-O-acyltransferase PlsY has translation MLVALSLSLAFLLMAYLLGSIPTGYWAGRWLKGIDIREHGSGSTGATNVLRTLGKPAAVTVLAIDMAKGMLAVALVRAWFTWSGLDWIPLAWQPWLIVGAATGAVLGHSKSILLNFSGGKSVATSLGVLWVMNPWLALGTLGSFLVMLALTRIVSLSSITGAVAVNVLVLLLHQPLPYFLFSLGAGSYVIVRHQSNIQRLRQGTEPKLGQKLPTPAESQ, from the coding sequence ATGCTGGTTGCCCTGAGTCTTAGCTTGGCTTTTTTGCTGATGGCCTATCTCCTGGGGTCGATTCCCACTGGCTACTGGGCTGGTCGCTGGCTCAAGGGTATTGATATTCGGGAACATGGTTCCGGCTCGACGGGGGCCACCAATGTTCTGCGTACCTTAGGAAAACCTGCCGCTGTTACGGTTTTAGCTATTGATATGGCCAAGGGAATGCTGGCCGTGGCCCTGGTGCGGGCCTGGTTTACCTGGAGTGGTCTAGATTGGATTCCTCTAGCCTGGCAACCTTGGCTAATTGTAGGGGCCGCGACCGGGGCCGTCCTGGGCCATAGTAAATCCATTTTGCTCAATTTCAGTGGGGGCAAATCGGTCGCCACCAGTCTAGGGGTGTTGTGGGTGATGAATCCCTGGTTAGCCCTGGGAACCCTGGGCAGTTTCTTAGTGATGTTGGCCCTGACCCGGATCGTTTCCCTCAGTTCCATCACGGGGGCCGTGGCGGTGAATGTCTTAGTATTGCTCCTGCATCAACCCCTCCCGTACTTCTTATTTAGCCTAGGGGCGGGATCCTACGTGATTGTGCGCCATCAAAGCAATATCCAGCGCCTACGGCAAGGCACTGAACCCAAACTGGGCCAGAAATTACCCACCCCGGCCGAGTCGCAGTAG
- a CDS encoding DUF3086 domain-containing protein, which yields MAFSEASEVRALEQQKQALLQEIANLQAQKATLVNEQLTGLQTTLQQWVMEGSRELEQRKQALEKEIERLERRQERIQQEMRTTFAGASQELAIRVQGFKDYLVGSLQDLVAAADNLELGTGDPWNQPAPAPVANVPPEEAPLGFANQSFVEQKRQIQRLIEQYRSRPDYYGPPWQLRRTFEAVPAERVENWFLTQGGRGVVRSLGSRLQNILLGSAVISILANLYGERHRALILANTPERLGEWRRGLQDCLGISRSDFGPERGIVLFESPEALIQKAERLVEDRQMPLVLIDETEEQIDLALLQFPLWLAFAPDPKQSSSYFY from the coding sequence ATGGCTTTCTCAGAAGCCTCGGAAGTAAGGGCTTTAGAACAGCAAAAACAGGCCCTGCTCCAAGAAATTGCTAACCTACAAGCCCAAAAAGCTACCCTGGTTAACGAGCAACTCACCGGCCTCCAGACCACCCTCCAGCAGTGGGTTATGGAAGGAAGCCGGGAATTGGAACAGCGCAAACAGGCTCTAGAAAAAGAGATTGAACGCCTGGAGCGTCGCCAGGAGCGGATCCAACAGGAAATGCGCACGACTTTTGCCGGGGCCTCCCAGGAGTTGGCCATTCGGGTACAGGGTTTTAAGGATTATCTCGTGGGCAGTTTGCAAGACCTGGTGGCCGCCGCCGATAACCTAGAACTCGGAACGGGAGACCCTTGGAATCAACCGGCCCCGGCCCCCGTGGCCAATGTACCGCCCGAAGAGGCGCCTCTGGGCTTTGCCAACCAAAGTTTTGTCGAGCAAAAACGCCAGATTCAACGACTGATTGAGCAGTACCGCAGTCGTCCCGATTACTATGGCCCTCCCTGGCAACTGCGGCGCACCTTTGAGGCTGTTCCAGCCGAGCGTGTGGAAAACTGGTTTCTGACCCAAGGCGGCCGGGGAGTGGTGCGGAGCCTCGGCAGTCGTCTCCAGAATATTTTGTTAGGTTCGGCGGTGATTTCCATCCTGGCGAATCTCTACGGGGAACGCCACCGGGCCTTGATTCTGGCCAATACCCCGGAGCGCCTAGGGGAATGGCGACGGGGCCTGCAGGATTGTCTCGGCATTTCCCGCAGTGATTTTGGCCCGGAACGGGGAATTGTCTTGTTTGAATCGCCAGAGGCTTTAATCCAAAAGGCTGAGCGGCTCGTGGAAGACCGACAGATGCCCCTCGTCCTCATTGATGAAACCGAAGAACAGATCGACTTGGCCCTGCTCCAGTTTCCCCTCTGGCTTGCCTTTGCCCCCGATCCCAAACAAAGCTCTAGTTATTTCTATTAG
- a CDS encoding DUF3119 family protein, which produces MTSTLRTSIVELAPDYRLSLAFVLLGVALLPLQLWVGLGVSLFGCFLFLQAKILRLKFMETALVVERAGQEIRCFPYQDWQNWRIFWQPVPILFYFKEVKSIHFLPIIFDPQGLSACLEDRCPRQP; this is translated from the coding sequence ATGACTTCAACTCTTCGTACTAGTATTGTCGAATTGGCACCGGACTACCGCCTTTCTCTAGCTTTTGTTCTGCTAGGGGTGGCTCTACTGCCCCTGCAACTTTGGGTCGGATTAGGGGTGAGCCTGTTTGGCTGTTTTCTCTTTCTCCAGGCCAAAATTCTGCGCTTAAAGTTCATGGAGACTGCCCTGGTCGTTGAACGCGCTGGTCAGGAAATTCGCTGTTTTCCCTACCAAGACTGGCAAAATTGGCGTATTTTTTGGCAACCGGTTCCCATTTTGTTTTATTTTAAAGAGGTCAAAAGCATTCACTTTCTACCGATTATTTTTGACCCCCAAGGCCTGAGCGCTTGTCTAGAAGACCGTTGTCCTCGCCAGCCCTAG
- a CDS encoding sigma-70 family RNA polymerase sigma factor, translated as MPRPLATPYSAVRCLELFLRYRRNPSLGLRNQIVHLNIGLVRQVVHRFRGQTTEPYEDLEQVGYLGLLRAVERFNPQQGAAFSSFAVPFIRGEILHYLRDKALPLRIPRRYQELYTRAKKLRVPLGAQLGRCPSDADLAQALGISTAEWQDCILACQHRFPLSLDAPLANLPDATTTLADSLPDVNAQFRQQQEEEQACLRGAVEQLEGRTQAAIQSVFLRELPRKEAAKQIGISPMTVTRHLQKGLVQLEALLAAQTA; from the coding sequence ATGCCTCGGCCCCTAGCGACTCCCTATTCTGCCGTTCGTTGTCTAGAACTGTTTCTGCGCTACCGCCGTAATCCTTCCCTCGGTCTACGCAATCAGATTGTTCATTTGAATATTGGCTTGGTAAGACAAGTTGTTCATCGCTTTCGAGGCCAAACCACAGAACCCTACGAAGATCTAGAGCAGGTTGGTTATCTCGGCCTCTTACGGGCCGTTGAGCGCTTTAATCCTCAGCAGGGGGCGGCTTTTAGTTCCTTTGCCGTTCCCTTCATCCGGGGTGAGATTTTGCACTATCTCCGGGATAAGGCCCTACCGTTGCGAATTCCCCGACGTTACCAAGAACTGTACACCAGGGCCAAAAAACTACGGGTTCCTTTAGGAGCCCAATTGGGACGATGCCCCTCAGACGCCGACCTGGCCCAGGCCCTGGGTATCTCGACCGCCGAGTGGCAGGATTGTATCCTGGCCTGTCAACACCGTTTTCCCCTGAGTTTAGATGCACCTTTGGCTAATTTGCCCGATGCCACTACTACCCTGGCAGATAGCTTACCAGATGTTAATGCCCAGTTTCGTCAGCAACAGGAAGAGGAACAGGCCTGTCTACGGGGAGCCGTGGAACAGCTAGAGGGACGAACCCAGGCGGCCATCCAGTCTGTTTTTCTGCGAGAACTCCCCCGCAAGGAAGCGGCTAAACAAATCGGCATCAGTCCCATGACAGTCACCCGCCATCTGCAGAAAGGGCTCGTTCAACTAGAGGCCCTCTTGGCCGCTCAGACTGCCTAA
- a CDS encoding ABC transporter substrate-binding protein, producing MIKPFINNSRKLALAMALMSLAGSLVACGEQGEQTNSPQAGGGDGLKLGALLPTTGDLSAIGQNLPIAFKLAVDTVNACGGVNGKPVTTVIEDDQTDPAAGATAMTKLTESDRVAGVVGSFASSVSSAAIPIAVKNKVMMISPASTSPVFTEQAQKGDFQGFWARTAPPDTYQAKALAALANKKGFKNLSTVVINNDYGVGFERVFVEASEKDGAKILNKDQPVRYDPKAATLDTEAGQAFANKPNAVAAVLYADTGSVLVQAAYKQGLTNGVTLLLTDGVYTEDFVTKVGKDASGKSILAGALGTVPGADGQALAAFSQKWKEKTGKEMTAYVPHTYDATVLMMLAAEAAKANTGEAIKSKIREVAAGPGQEVSDACEAIALIRAGKAVNYQGASGNVDIDANGDVVGSYDVWTVLPDGTLKIIDKVTPKS from the coding sequence ATGATCAAGCCGTTCATCAACAATTCTCGAAAACTAGCCCTAGCCATGGCTTTGATGAGTTTGGCAGGGAGTTTAGTGGCCTGTGGGGAGCAGGGAGAGCAGACTAATTCGCCCCAAGCAGGGGGAGGAGACGGATTAAAGCTGGGTGCTTTACTGCCAACGACGGGGGATTTATCGGCTATTGGCCAAAACCTGCCCATTGCCTTTAAGTTGGCCGTTGACACCGTCAATGCCTGCGGGGGCGTGAATGGTAAGCCAGTGACGACGGTGATTGAAGATGATCAAACGGATCCCGCTGCTGGGGCCACCGCCATGACCAAGTTAACGGAATCTGATCGAGTTGCCGGGGTAGTAGGCTCCTTTGCCAGTAGCGTATCGAGTGCGGCAATTCCGATTGCGGTAAAAAACAAAGTAATGATGATTTCGCCGGCTAGTACCAGTCCGGTGTTTACAGAGCAGGCTCAGAAGGGCGACTTTCAAGGCTTTTGGGCCCGGACGGCCCCTCCAGATACATACCAGGCCAAGGCTTTGGCGGCCCTGGCCAATAAAAAGGGCTTCAAGAATCTCTCTACGGTGGTCATTAATAATGACTATGGTGTTGGGTTTGAGCGGGTTTTTGTCGAAGCCAGTGAAAAAGACGGGGCTAAAATTCTGAATAAAGACCAACCTGTACGCTACGACCCCAAGGCCGCTACCTTAGATACTGAAGCAGGCCAAGCCTTTGCCAATAAACCCAATGCAGTGGCCGCCGTGCTTTACGCCGATACGGGGAGTGTCCTAGTTCAGGCTGCCTACAAACAAGGATTAACCAACGGGGTGACGCTCCTGCTGACCGATGGCGTTTACACCGAAGACTTTGTGACCAAAGTTGGGAAGGATGCGAGTGGCAAATCCATTCTGGCTGGGGCCTTGGGAACGGTACCTGGGGCCGATGGACAGGCCCTTGCAGCTTTTAGTCAAAAATGGAAGGAAAAAACTGGCAAAGAGATGACGGCCTACGTTCCCCATACCTACGATGCAACAGTTCTAATGATGTTAGCAGCGGAGGCCGCCAAGGCCAACACCGGCGAAGCGATCAAGAGCAAAATTCGGGAAGTAGCCGCTGGGCCAGGTCAGGAAGTCAGCGATGCCTGTGAAGCCATAGCTTTAATACGGGCAGGAAAAGCCGTTAACTACCAAGGGGCTAGCGGCAATGTCGATATTGATGCCAACGGTGATGTGGTCGGCAGTTACGATGTTTGGACAGTATTGCCCGACGGTACCCTCAAGATCATCGATAAAGTGACGCCTAAATCCTAG
- a CDS encoding TMEM165/GDT1 family protein has translation MLTGFTAALLLITISELGDKTFFIAMILAMRYPRSLVLAGVVGALVSMTILSVAIGQVFAFLPKVYLFYAEIILFLLFGTKLLFEAWKMTDHPATEELAEAEAVVNQSEKTLPPSRRAWSIVVESFILTFVAEWGDRTQIATITLAAANSPLGVTLGASLGHLICAIIAVLGGQLIAGRISERKITGIGGGLFYVFALVAWWEGP, from the coding sequence ATGTTAACAGGTTTCACCGCCGCACTACTATTGATCACCATCTCTGAGCTAGGTGATAAAACCTTCTTTATTGCCATGATTTTAGCGATGCGATATCCTCGCTCCTTGGTTCTGGCAGGAGTTGTAGGGGCCTTGGTGAGTATGACAATTTTGTCGGTGGCCATCGGACAAGTCTTTGCTTTTTTGCCGAAAGTTTATCTTTTCTACGCTGAAATTATTCTCTTTCTTCTATTTGGGACTAAGCTTCTATTTGAGGCCTGGAAAATGACTGACCATCCGGCGACCGAGGAGTTAGCTGAGGCCGAAGCAGTGGTCAATCAAAGTGAGAAGACCCTCCCTCCTTCTCGCCGTGCCTGGAGCATTGTGGTTGAAAGTTTTATTTTGACCTTTGTGGCAGAGTGGGGCGACCGGACGCAAATTGCCACCATTACCCTGGCAGCGGCCAATAGTCCTTTGGGCGTCACCCTTGGGGCCTCCCTCGGTCATCTCATCTGTGCCATTATTGCCGTCCTTGGGGGCCAATTAATCGCAGGCCGCATTTCAGAGCGGAAAATTACAGGGATAGGGGGAGGACTCTTCTACGTTTTTGCGCTGGTGGCCTGGTGGGAAGGGCCTTGA
- a CDS encoding DNA polymerase III subunit delta' — MSQFQGLIGQPQAVELLQRALVQNRIAPAYLFVGPEGVGKGLAAKLFTAALLSRGQVSTSQASITQRFLGGNHPDLLWLEPTYQHQGKLLTAAEAEQSGLKRRAPPLIRIEQIREISRFLSRPPLEAEQAVVVISTAQAMNEGAANALLKTLEEPGRATLILLAPSLDALLPTLVSRCQRIPFYRLGPAALSQVLESLGHGALMAQPELVGLAQGSPGLMLQAWEQAQALPPGLEEQLRHPPSTALAALTLAKTLEQSLDLPLQLWLVDYLQWLYWHRDHQPCQASLFEAARQQLLAYVQPRLVWECTLLALLQGPSHQATSAKT, encoded by the coding sequence ATGTCTCAATTTCAGGGCCTGATCGGCCAACCCCAAGCGGTGGAATTATTGCAAAGGGCCTTAGTCCAGAACCGCATTGCCCCAGCCTATCTCTTCGTTGGGCCTGAGGGAGTTGGCAAGGGGTTAGCCGCTAAATTGTTTACGGCGGCTTTACTCAGTCGGGGCCAAGTATCAACGAGCCAGGCCAGCATTACCCAACGCTTTTTAGGGGGGAATCATCCCGATCTGCTTTGGTTGGAACCCACTTATCAGCACCAAGGTAAATTGTTAACTGCCGCTGAGGCAGAACAAAGTGGTCTTAAGCGACGCGCTCCGCCCCTGATTCGCATTGAACAGATTCGAGAAATTAGCCGTTTCCTCAGCCGCCCTCCCTTGGAGGCAGAACAGGCCGTCGTAGTGATTTCAACGGCCCAGGCCATGAATGAAGGGGCTGCCAATGCTCTACTGAAAACCCTAGAGGAACCGGGACGGGCTACCTTGATTCTGTTGGCACCGAGCTTGGATGCTCTCCTTCCCACCCTGGTTTCCCGTTGCCAACGTATTCCCTTCTATCGCCTTGGGCCAGCGGCCTTGAGTCAGGTTCTAGAATCCCTCGGTCATGGGGCCTTGATGGCTCAACCGGAACTGGTGGGCCTAGCCCAGGGCAGTCCGGGGTTAATGCTCCAGGCTTGGGAACAAGCTCAGGCCCTGCCCCCTGGCTTGGAGGAACAATTGCGACATCCCCCATCAACGGCCCTTGCGGCCTTGACCCTAGCTAAAACCCTAGAGCAAAGCCTGGATCTTCCCCTGCAATTATGGCTTGTGGATTATCTGCAATGGCTGTATTGGCATCGTGACCACCAACCCTGTCAGGCCAGTCTCTTTGAAGCGGCCCGGCAACAACTTCTGGCCTATGTCCAACCCCGGCTGGTTTGGGAATGTACCCTGCTTGCTCTGCTTCAAGGCCCTTCCCACCAGGCCACCAGCGCAAAAACGTAG
- a CDS encoding DUF3318 domain-containing protein, whose translation MFEVESEIRRLTELMPASGRMLTKIVYKPKQSRLIDSNFPKPWERGDRLVMINFDLWQDLSQGQRDLLLLSVVCRLVNIRWFKPDLYQGLTLAGVAGVGLQLWQQDVLGALVAGGLTTIAGRQIWQNYRSNEREVEADASAIKVAVRRGYDQADAAHYLLTALEKAAQLENRASLSFTELLRCQNLRLLKNSQRSSVSP comes from the coding sequence ATGTTCGAGGTAGAGTCAGAAATACGGCGATTGACGGAATTAATGCCAGCATCGGGGCGAATGTTAACCAAGATTGTCTATAAGCCAAAGCAATCGCGCCTCATTGATAGTAATTTTCCCAAACCATGGGAACGCGGCGACCGGCTAGTCATGATCAACTTTGACCTGTGGCAAGACCTCTCCCAGGGCCAACGCGACCTCCTCCTGCTGAGTGTGGTCTGTCGTCTGGTGAATATCCGTTGGTTTAAACCCGACCTGTACCAAGGCCTGACCTTGGCCGGCGTAGCTGGAGTGGGCCTGCAACTGTGGCAGCAGGATGTATTAGGGGCCCTGGTGGCTGGGGGCTTAACCACGATTGCCGGGCGACAAATCTGGCAAAACTACCGCAGTAACGAACGAGAAGTGGAAGCGGATGCCAGTGCGATTAAAGTGGCGGTTCGGCGGGGCTATGATCAAGCCGACGCAGCCCACTACCTGCTAACGGCCCTGGAAAAGGCAGCCCAATTGGAAAACCGGGCCAGCCTCAGCTTTACAGAACTACTGCGTTGTCAAAATCTGCGTCTCCTCAAAAATAGCCAGCGCTCTAGTGTTAGTCCCTAG
- a CDS encoding universal stress protein produces MFTKVLVALDMSESAKVVFSQGLSLAEKYQAHLHLLHVLSAEEESSPVPIPLNLDEVYPATGNELTLELWREQWDKFEKQGIESLQHRCDQAVSVGVPTDFQQIVGSPGKTICQVAKDLGAEVIVIGHRGRWGLAEILMGSVSNYVFHHALCCVLVVPTQEPA; encoded by the coding sequence ATGTTTACCAAGGTTTTAGTCGCCCTAGATATGTCAGAGTCAGCGAAGGTCGTCTTCTCCCAAGGGCTATCCCTCGCTGAAAAGTATCAGGCCCATTTGCACCTACTCCATGTCCTCTCTGCCGAGGAGGAGTCAAGCCCTGTTCCCATTCCCTTGAACTTGGATGAGGTCTATCCTGCCACGGGCAATGAGTTAACCCTAGAACTCTGGCGGGAACAATGGGATAAGTTTGAAAAACAAGGAATTGAGTCCCTCCAGCACCGTTGTGACCAGGCCGTTTCTGTGGGAGTACCGACGGATTTTCAGCAAATTGTTGGCAGTCCCGGCAAAACCATCTGTCAAGTGGCCAAGGATTTAGGCGCGGAGGTGATCGTCATTGGCCACCGGGGCCGTTGGGGCCTAGCGGAGATTTTGATGGGGAGTGTCAGCAACTATGTCTTTCACCATGCCCTCTGTTGTGTTTTAGTGGTTCCCACCCAGGAGCCGGCCTAG